In Geobacter anodireducens, a genomic segment contains:
- a CDS encoding peptide-methionine (R)-S-oxide reductase — MKRKIEKTDAQWRGQLTPEQYEVTRRKGTEPAFTGAYWDCHDRGIYRCVCCGAPLFDSADKFDSGTGWPSFTAPVDGAGVESEEDRSFFMHRTEVHCASCGAHLGHLFPDGPAPTGRRYCINSASLVLDRAGEGEKE; from the coding sequence ATGAAAAGGAAGATCGAGAAAACCGATGCCCAGTGGCGCGGGCAGTTGACCCCGGAGCAGTACGAGGTCACCCGCCGCAAGGGGACCGAGCCGGCCTTCACCGGCGCCTACTGGGACTGCCACGACAGGGGGATCTACCGCTGCGTCTGCTGCGGCGCGCCCCTGTTCGATTCCGCGGACAAGTTCGACTCCGGCACCGGCTGGCCCAGCTTTACCGCCCCCGTGGACGGGGCCGGGGTAGAGAGCGAGGAGGACCGGAGTTTCTTCATGCACCGGACCGAGGTCCACTGCGCCTCCTGCGGCGCCCACCTGGGGCACCTGTTCCCGGACGGCCCGGCCCCCACCGGCCGGCGCTACTGCATCAACTCGGCCTCGCTCGTACTCGACCGGGCCGGCGAGGGGGAGAAGGAATGA
- a CDS encoding hydrolase, with protein sequence MISRRLRFPGGRGAELAGILDLPEGREPVAFALFAHCFTCSKELKSVVAINRVLTEQGIGVLRFDFTGLGESGGDFSETGFTSTVDDLRAAASFLERSHAAPRLLMGHSLGGTTCLAAAGSIAGCRAVVVIGSPASPAGLRHLFTGKEDELAQNGSARVMVAGRPFRLGRSFLDDVTGVRLDDTIAALGVPLLILHAPDDQVVGFHHAERIFSLAPQPRSLVALDRADHLLLAEEDARYAAGIIAAWAVRYLSPGPGV encoded by the coding sequence ATGATCTCGCGCCGCCTCCGTTTTCCTGGCGGCCGCGGCGCGGAACTCGCCGGCATCCTCGATCTGCCGGAGGGGCGGGAACCGGTCGCCTTCGCCCTCTTTGCCCACTGCTTCACCTGCTCCAAGGAACTGAAGTCCGTGGTCGCCATCAACCGGGTGCTCACGGAGCAGGGGATCGGCGTGCTCCGCTTCGACTTCACGGGGCTCGGGGAGAGCGGGGGGGACTTCAGCGAAACCGGTTTCACCTCCACCGTGGACGATCTGCGGGCGGCGGCCTCGTTCCTGGAGCGCTCCCATGCCGCGCCCCGCCTGCTCATGGGCCATTCCCTGGGCGGCACCACCTGCCTTGCCGCGGCCGGAAGCATCGCGGGCTGCCGGGCGGTTGTGGTCATCGGCTCACCGGCGAGCCCGGCGGGGCTGCGCCACCTCTTCACCGGCAAGGAGGACGAACTGGCGCAGAACGGCTCGGCCCGGGTCATGGTGGCGGGCCGGCCATTCCGCCTCGGCCGGTCATTCCTGGACGACGTGACCGGCGTCCGCCTGGATGACACCATTGCCGCCCTCGGCGTGCCGCTCCTCATACTCCACGCCCCCGACGACCAGGTAGTTGGCTTCCACCATGCCGAGCGGATCTTCTCCCTGGCTCCCCAGCCCAGGAGCCTGGTAGCCCTGGACCGGGCCGACCATCTGCTCCTGGCCGAGGAGGACGCCCGCTATGCCGCCGGCATCATCGCCGCCTGGGCCGTCAGGTACCTGTCCCCCGGCCCTGGAGTCTGA
- a CDS encoding signal transduction protein gives MTEENIMFQPVGTFCQRQVVTCAPGDRLVDVAATMSERNISSVVVCKGDTPAGIVTDRDLRNKVVARGADCHAMTAGMIMNAPLITVGEDDSIFEALHRMSRRGIHRVCVVDGAGRLTGIITDSDILRLQSRSPQQMVREIEEACSVADLEKLHVRVQNLVVHLAGTGVPTRDLVRMIAHLNDQILVRLITLLRRERYPDLTDRFAFIVLGSEGRQEQTLTTDQDNAIVYADDLSESDVRRLEAFSLDLIDNLVAIGVPPCPGGIMARNEAWRRSLSQWRAVLDQWLSAPTPENILNTSMFMDMRLIDGDHSLEQALKPHIVGRLAGDTAYLAHMGANVVRFTPPLGMFGRIKVERSGDHRGLVDLKRAGIFAITEGVKILALEAGLLRGGTWERLQSLVTAGTFTAKEAEDLEESFNFLVLLRLRGQVEAIRQGLTPTNHIPLDHLNRMEQGRLRLAFEEVRTLQAFMARRFRLDLFT, from the coding sequence ATGACCGAAGAAAACATCATGTTCCAGCCGGTAGGAACGTTCTGTCAGCGACAGGTGGTGACCTGTGCGCCCGGCGACCGGCTCGTGGACGTGGCCGCCACCATGAGTGAGCGCAACATATCCAGCGTGGTGGTCTGCAAGGGGGATACCCCGGCCGGGATTGTCACCGACCGGGACCTGCGGAACAAAGTCGTGGCCCGGGGCGCCGACTGCCACGCCATGACCGCCGGAATGATCATGAATGCTCCCCTCATAACGGTGGGTGAGGACGACTCTATCTTCGAGGCGCTGCATCGCATGTCGCGTCGCGGCATCCACCGGGTCTGCGTGGTGGACGGGGCCGGCCGCCTCACCGGGATAATCACCGATTCGGACATCCTGCGGCTCCAGAGCCGCTCCCCCCAGCAGATGGTCCGGGAGATCGAGGAGGCCTGCTCCGTGGCCGACCTGGAGAAACTCCACGTCCGGGTTCAGAACCTGGTGGTGCATCTCGCCGGAACAGGGGTGCCGACCAGGGACTTGGTCCGGATGATAGCTCACCTCAACGACCAGATCCTGGTGCGTCTCATAACGCTGCTGCGACGGGAGCGCTACCCCGACCTGACGGACCGCTTCGCCTTCATCGTGCTGGGGAGCGAGGGGCGCCAGGAGCAGACTCTCACCACCGACCAGGACAATGCCATTGTCTACGCCGACGACCTCTCTGAATCCGACGTCAGGCGCCTCGAAGCCTTTTCCCTCGACCTGATCGACAATCTCGTCGCCATCGGGGTTCCTCCCTGCCCCGGCGGCATCATGGCCCGAAACGAAGCCTGGCGCCGAAGCCTCAGCCAGTGGCGCGCAGTGCTGGATCAGTGGCTCTCGGCACCCACTCCGGAGAATATCCTCAACACCAGCATGTTCATGGACATGCGCTTAATCGACGGTGATCACTCCCTGGAACAGGCGCTGAAACCCCACATCGTCGGCCGGCTTGCGGGCGACACCGCCTATCTGGCCCACATGGGCGCCAACGTGGTCCGGTTCACACCTCCCCTCGGCATGTTCGGCAGGATCAAGGTGGAGCGCAGCGGTGATCACCGGGGGCTTGTGGACCTGAAAAGGGCGGGAATCTTCGCCATCACTGAAGGGGTGAAGATCCTGGCCCTGGAGGCCGGACTCCTTCGGGGGGGGACGTGGGAGCGCCTCCAGTCCCTGGTCACGGCAGGCACGTTCACCGCCAAGGAAGCGGAGGACCTGGAGGAGAGCTTCAACTTCCTCGTCCTGTTGCGCCTGAGGGGCCAGGTGGAAGCCATTCGGCAGGGCCTCACGCCCACCAACCACATCCCCCTCGACCACCTCAACCGTATGGAGCAGGGCCGCCTGCGGCTCGCCTTCGAGGAGGTCCGTACCCTTCAGGCGTTCATGGCCCGCCGCTTCCGGCTCGATCTGTTTACCTGA
- the sucA gene encoding 2-oxoglutarate dehydrogenase subunit E1 (SucA; E1 component of the oxoglutarate dehydrogenase complex which catalyzes the formation of succinyl-CoA from 2-oxoglutarate; SucA catalyzes the reaction of 2-oxoglutarate with dihydrolipoamide succinyltransferase-lipoate to form dihydrolipoamide succinyltransferase-succinyldihydrolipoate and carbon dioxide) — protein sequence MTFAAGADPEFIESLFQSWQTDPASVSAEWRAFFAGYELGRGEPPTECPTPELAAKQSAVDSLIYRYRDLGHLLACTDPLSPCKLEHPLLALEQYDLDESDLDRTFRARRFLTAEATLREILATLRETYCRSIGVEFMHIQDPAERTWLIERMEPVRNRPSFSPDQKLHILEKLREASLFEEFLHRKFLGQKRFSLEGGEALIPALDAVVERAARLGVDDLVLGMAHRGRLNVLATIIDKPLENIFAEFADNVELAFVGDGDVKYHKGFSSDRRFADGSAIHLTLAFNPSHLEAVDPVVEGKCRARQDARGPGGDKRVLPVLIHGDAAFAGQGVVAETLNLSQLEGYRTGGTLHIVINNQIGFTTIPADARSSLYATDTAKIVAAPVFHVHGEDPEAAVHVMELALEYRQTFGRDVVVEIICYRRHGHNEGDEPYFTQPVMYGRIKDRPPVHELYAARLAEEGIPRDRLDAMTAAIAARLEESLAAPPRPVAGGFEGKWGEYRRDYSPAKVDTGVDPARLRHLAEGLAGVPEGFSVHPKVATILQRRLKAVQAGEGIDWGNAETLAFGTLLAEGTSIRLSGEDSRRGTFGHRHAVLYDMNTEAVHVPLDGAAAGNAVFRAWDSMLSEFAVLGYEYGYSVQSPEMLVIWEAQFGDFANGAQVIIDQFIAAGESKWERVSGLVMLLPHGYEGQGAEHSSARIERYLQLCADDNLQVAYPSTPAQLFHLLRRQVKQPFRKPLVVFTPKSLLRHPRCVSRLEELSGGWFREVIPPVADPEKTRRLLLCSGKIYYDLLERMERDAVADTAIVRLEQLYPLRTDLLREAVAPFRGAGSIAWVQEEPRNMGAWSFIRPHLADLFGREPRYVGRPDNDVPAVGSHRLHGVEQERVVTEALAV from the coding sequence ATGACTTTTGCCGCAGGGGCCGACCCCGAGTTCATCGAATCCCTTTTCCAATCCTGGCAGACCGATCCCGCGTCGGTTTCCGCCGAGTGGCGCGCATTCTTCGCCGGCTACGAACTGGGGCGCGGCGAGCCGCCGACCGAGTGCCCCACCCCCGAACTGGCCGCCAAGCAATCGGCGGTCGACTCCCTCATCTACCGCTACCGCGACCTGGGCCACCTGCTGGCCTGCACCGATCCCCTCTCTCCCTGCAAGCTGGAGCACCCGCTCCTGGCGCTGGAGCAGTACGACCTGGACGAGTCAGACCTGGACCGCACCTTCCGGGCGCGCCGTTTCCTCACGGCCGAGGCGACGCTGCGGGAGATTCTGGCAACGCTCCGGGAGACCTACTGCCGTTCCATTGGCGTGGAGTTCATGCACATCCAGGATCCCGCCGAACGGACCTGGCTCATCGAGCGGATGGAGCCGGTCCGGAACCGGCCGTCTTTTTCCCCGGACCAGAAACTGCACATCCTCGAGAAGCTCAGGGAAGCGTCCCTGTTCGAGGAATTCCTGCACCGGAAATTTCTGGGTCAGAAGCGCTTCTCGCTGGAAGGGGGAGAGGCGCTGATCCCGGCCCTGGACGCCGTGGTGGAGCGCGCGGCCCGGCTCGGCGTGGATGACCTGGTCCTGGGCATGGCCCACCGGGGGCGGCTGAACGTGCTGGCCACCATCATCGACAAGCCCCTGGAGAACATCTTTGCCGAGTTCGCCGATAACGTGGAACTGGCGTTCGTGGGGGACGGCGACGTGAAGTACCACAAGGGGTTCTCCAGCGACCGCCGGTTCGCCGACGGCAGCGCTATCCACCTGACCCTGGCCTTTAACCCCTCGCACCTGGAGGCGGTGGACCCGGTGGTGGAGGGGAAATGCCGGGCCCGCCAGGATGCCCGGGGGCCGGGGGGAGACAAGCGGGTCCTGCCGGTGCTGATCCACGGCGATGCCGCCTTCGCCGGCCAGGGGGTGGTGGCCGAGACCCTGAACCTGTCGCAGCTCGAAGGGTACCGGACCGGCGGCACCCTCCACATCGTCATCAACAATCAGATCGGCTTCACCACGATCCCGGCGGACGCCCGTTCGTCTCTCTACGCCACCGACACGGCCAAGATCGTGGCGGCGCCGGTGTTCCACGTCCACGGCGAAGATCCCGAGGCGGCAGTCCACGTGATGGAACTCGCCCTGGAGTACCGGCAGACCTTCGGCCGCGACGTGGTGGTGGAGATCATCTGCTACCGCCGGCACGGCCACAACGAGGGGGACGAGCCCTACTTCACCCAGCCGGTCATGTACGGCCGGATCAAGGACCGGCCGCCGGTCCACGAGCTCTACGCGGCCCGGCTGGCGGAGGAGGGGATTCCCCGGGACCGGCTCGACGCCATGACCGCAGCCATTGCCGCGCGGCTGGAAGAGTCCCTCGCTGCCCCGCCGCGCCCCGTGGCCGGCGGCTTCGAGGGGAAGTGGGGGGAGTACCGGCGGGACTATTCGCCCGCCAAGGTCGATACCGGCGTGGACCCGGCGCGGCTGCGGCACCTGGCCGAAGGGCTGGCCGGCGTGCCCGAGGGCTTTTCCGTCCACCCCAAGGTGGCAACCATCCTCCAGCGGCGGCTCAAGGCCGTGCAGGCGGGAGAGGGGATCGACTGGGGCAATGCCGAGACCCTGGCCTTTGGGACGCTTCTGGCCGAGGGAACCTCCATCCGCCTGTCCGGGGAGGATTCCCGGCGCGGCACCTTCGGCCACCGCCATGCGGTCCTCTACGACATGAATACCGAAGCGGTCCATGTGCCCCTGGACGGCGCCGCCGCCGGCAACGCGGTCTTTCGCGCCTGGGACAGCATGCTCTCCGAATTCGCGGTCCTGGGCTACGAATACGGCTATTCGGTCCAGTCGCCCGAGATGCTCGTCATCTGGGAGGCCCAGTTCGGCGACTTCGCCAACGGCGCCCAGGTCATCATCGACCAGTTCATCGCCGCCGGCGAGTCCAAGTGGGAGCGGGTGAGCGGCCTCGTCATGCTCCTGCCCCACGGCTACGAAGGGCAGGGGGCGGAGCATTCCAGCGCCCGCATCGAGCGCTACCTTCAACTCTGCGCCGATGACAACCTCCAGGTGGCCTACCCCTCCACCCCGGCCCAGCTCTTTCATCTGCTGCGGCGGCAGGTGAAGCAGCCGTTCCGCAAGCCCCTGGTGGTCTTCACCCCCAAAAGCCTGCTGCGCCATCCCCGCTGCGTGTCCCGGTTGGAAGAGTTGTCCGGCGGCTGGTTCCGGGAGGTGATTCCCCCCGTTGCCGATCCTGAAAAAACCCGGCGGCTCCTGCTCTGCTCCGGCAAGATCTATTACGATCTGCTGGAGCGGATGGAGCGGGACGCGGTTGCCGACACGGCCATTGTCCGGCTCGAACAGCTCTATCCCCTGCGGACCGATCTGCTGCGCGAAGCGGTGGCGCCTTTCCGGGGGGCCGGGAGCATCGCCTGGGTCCAGGAGGAACCCCGCAACATGGGGGCCTGGAGCTTTATCCGGCCCCACCTGGCCGATCTCTTCGGCCGCGAACCCCGCTACGTGGGGCGGCCCGACAACGACGTGCCCGCCGTGGGATCGCACCGGCTGCACGGGGTGGAGCAGGAACGGGTCGTCACGGAGGCGCTTGCGGTATAG
- a CDS encoding dihydrolipoamide succinyltransferase, which translates to MEIKVPSVGESVFEALVATWLRQDGDAVRKDEPICEIETDKITMELNAEADGVLSIAVPAGTTVKIGTVIGTIREGAAAPGAEPPAPAQAAAPAPAAEPPLSPSVRKMARELGISPETVPGTGRGGRVTVDDLFSLAEKREQGAPTPAGAPPPAAPQPPAQQPRPPAEQPRQAEPPVVDRTTRAPMTPIRKRIAERLMAARQQTAMLTTFNEADLGRIVELRARHKEQFAKRHGVSLGFMSFFVKACVEALKAYPLVNARIDGNDIVRHHYYNIGIAIGADKGLVVPVLRDADRLHFWEIEQAIAAFVEKIKTNRLELSDLEGGTFSITNGGVYGSLLSTPILNPPQSGVLGMHAIQDRPVARDGQVVIRPMMYLALSYDHRIIDGREAVGFLRTVKEYVEDPEELFLEG; encoded by the coding sequence ATGGAAATAAAAGTACCATCAGTGGGTGAATCGGTATTCGAGGCCCTGGTGGCCACGTGGCTCCGCCAGGACGGCGACGCGGTCCGCAAGGACGAGCCAATCTGCGAGATCGAAACCGACAAGATCACCATGGAACTGAACGCTGAGGCCGACGGGGTTCTCTCCATCGCGGTGCCGGCCGGGACCACGGTGAAGATCGGCACGGTCATCGGCACCATTCGCGAAGGAGCCGCCGCCCCCGGTGCCGAGCCGCCGGCTCCGGCACAGGCCGCTGCCCCTGCGCCCGCCGCAGAGCCCCCCCTTTCCCCGTCGGTGCGCAAAATGGCGCGGGAGCTGGGGATCAGCCCCGAGACGGTGCCGGGCACCGGCCGGGGAGGGCGGGTGACGGTGGATGACCTCTTCTCCCTTGCCGAAAAGCGGGAGCAGGGTGCGCCGACTCCGGCCGGGGCTCCTCCGCCGGCCGCTCCCCAGCCTCCCGCGCAACAGCCCCGGCCACCCGCGGAGCAGCCTCGCCAGGCCGAGCCGCCGGTGGTCGATCGCACCACCCGCGCCCCCATGACCCCCATCCGCAAGCGGATCGCGGAACGTCTCATGGCGGCACGCCAACAGACCGCCATGCTCACCACCTTCAACGAGGCCGACCTGGGGCGCATCGTGGAGCTGCGCGCCCGCCACAAGGAGCAGTTCGCCAAGCGGCACGGGGTATCCCTGGGGTTCATGTCGTTCTTCGTCAAGGCCTGCGTGGAGGCCCTGAAGGCCTATCCCCTGGTGAACGCCCGCATCGACGGCAACGACATCGTCCGGCACCACTACTACAACATCGGCATCGCCATCGGCGCGGACAAGGGGCTGGTGGTGCCGGTGCTCCGGGATGCGGACCGGCTTCATTTCTGGGAGATCGAGCAGGCCATCGCCGCCTTTGTCGAAAAGATCAAAACCAACCGGCTCGAACTCTCGGACCTGGAAGGGGGCACCTTCTCCATAACCAACGGCGGGGTGTACGGCTCGCTCCTTTCCACCCCCATCCTCAATCCACCCCAGAGCGGGGTGCTCGGCATGCATGCCATTCAGGACCGTCCCGTTGCCCGGGACGGGCAGGTGGTCATCCGGCCCATGATGTACCTGGCCCTGTCCTACGACCACCGGATCATCGACGGCCGCGAAGCGGTGGGATTCCTGCGCACGGTGAAAGAGTATGTGGAAGATCCGGAGGAGCTGTTCCTTGAGGGATAG
- a CDS encoding aconitate hydratase, which yields MGKNLATKILEAHLVTGELKPGAEITLRIDHALLQDATGTMAMLEFIAMGVDRVKVELAAQYIDHNLLQTDNRNADDHVFLMTAAQRFGIHLSKPGNGVSHQVHLERFGVPGKTMLGADSHTTSAAGLSMVAIGAGGLDVSLAMAGHPFHLPCPKIWGVKLTGQLQPWVSAKDVILEMLRRHTVKGGVGTIIEYYGPGVATLSATDRAIIGNMGAELGATTSLFPSDHRTREFLEAQGRAEVWQELAADPDAAYDEYEEIDLATVEPLIACPSSPDNVVRVADIEGLKVDQVLVGSSANSAFRDLMTVCRILDGRRVASHVSFNVNPGSRQVLENVADQGGIMMLLLAGAQIHQPGCLGCIGMGQAPGTGQVSLRTFPRNFPGRSGTKNDRVYLCSPETAAAAGIFGMVTDPRKLGDLMAWPNVQNPAKYVLDDSSIIFPLSPAEARQVEIVTGPNIVPFPDFDPLPDTLEAEVILTVGDNISTDTIMPAGNKVLPYRSNIPAISQFVFEQLDPEFHTRAKEKGCGAVIGGENYGQGSSREHAALAPRYLGIRAKIVKSFARIHKANLVNFGILPLTFKNPADYDLLEQGDRLEFPDVRRLVASGAVEIPVRAGGKEIVTLLDVSDRQRQELLAGGTLNYVKRSA from the coding sequence ATGGGCAAGAACCTCGCGACGAAGATCCTCGAAGCGCACCTGGTCACGGGTGAACTGAAACCGGGCGCCGAGATCACGCTCAGGATCGACCACGCGCTCCTCCAGGACGCCACCGGCACCATGGCTATGCTGGAGTTCATCGCCATGGGAGTGGACCGGGTGAAGGTGGAGCTGGCGGCCCAGTACATCGACCACAACCTGCTCCAGACCGACAACCGCAACGCCGACGACCACGTCTTCCTCATGACCGCGGCCCAACGGTTCGGCATCCACCTCTCCAAGCCGGGGAACGGGGTTTCCCACCAGGTGCACCTGGAGCGCTTCGGCGTGCCGGGCAAGACCATGCTCGGGGCCGACTCCCACACCACGTCGGCCGCTGGGCTCTCCATGGTCGCCATCGGCGCCGGCGGGCTCGACGTCTCCCTGGCCATGGCCGGGCACCCGTTCCACCTCCCCTGTCCGAAGATCTGGGGAGTGAAGCTCACGGGACAGCTCCAGCCCTGGGTCTCGGCCAAGGACGTGATCCTGGAGATGCTCCGGCGCCACACCGTGAAGGGGGGCGTGGGCACGATCATCGAGTACTACGGCCCCGGCGTGGCGACCCTCTCGGCCACCGACAGGGCCATCATCGGCAACATGGGGGCGGAGTTGGGGGCCACCACCTCCCTGTTCCCCTCGGACCACCGGACCCGCGAGTTCCTGGAGGCCCAGGGCCGCGCTGAGGTGTGGCAGGAGCTTGCCGCCGACCCGGACGCCGCCTACGACGAGTACGAGGAAATCGACCTCGCCACGGTGGAGCCCCTCATCGCCTGCCCCTCGTCGCCGGACAACGTGGTGCGGGTGGCCGACATCGAAGGGCTCAAGGTGGATCAGGTGCTCGTGGGGAGTTCCGCCAACTCCGCCTTCCGGGACCTGATGACCGTCTGCCGCATCCTGGACGGCCGGCGCGTCGCCTCTCACGTCTCCTTCAACGTGAATCCGGGCAGCCGCCAGGTGCTGGAGAACGTGGCCGATCAAGGCGGAATCATGATGCTCCTCCTGGCCGGGGCCCAGATCCACCAGCCCGGCTGCCTCGGTTGCATCGGCATGGGGCAGGCGCCGGGCACCGGCCAGGTGAGCCTGCGCACCTTCCCCCGCAACTTCCCCGGCCGCAGCGGCACCAAGAACGACCGGGTCTACCTCTGTTCCCCCGAAACTGCCGCCGCCGCAGGCATCTTCGGCATGGTCACCGACCCCCGCAAGCTGGGCGACCTCATGGCGTGGCCCAACGTGCAGAACCCCGCCAAATACGTGCTGGACGACTCCAGCATCATCTTCCCCCTGTCGCCCGCGGAGGCGAGGCAGGTGGAGATCGTCACCGGCCCCAACATCGTCCCGTTCCCGGACTTCGATCCGTTGCCGGACACCCTGGAGGCCGAGGTCATCCTCACGGTGGGTGACAACATCTCCACCGACACCATCATGCCGGCGGGCAACAAGGTGCTGCCGTACCGGAGCAACATCCCGGCCATCAGCCAGTTCGTGTTCGAGCAACTGGACCCCGAGTTCCACACGCGGGCAAAGGAAAAGGGGTGCGGCGCGGTCATCGGCGGCGAGAACTACGGCCAGGGATCGAGCCGGGAGCACGCGGCCCTGGCGCCGCGCTACCTGGGCATCCGGGCCAAGATCGTCAAGAGCTTCGCCCGGATCCACAAGGCCAACCTGGTCAACTTCGGCATCCTGCCGCTCACGTTCAAGAACCCCGCCGACTATGACCTCCTGGAGCAGGGGGACCGGCTGGAGTTCCCCGACGTGCGGCGGCTCGTGGCCTCCGGGGCCGTGGAGATCCCGGTGCGGGCGGGCGGGAAGGAAATCGTCACCCTGCTGGACGTCTCGGACCGGCAGCGGCAGGAACTGCTGGCCGGCGGGACGCTGAACTACGTGAAGCGGAGCGCCTGA
- a CDS encoding histidine kinase has protein sequence MAGRGRARGLSILSAFALITVLVVILAATGGSRAESGAVSLTPEERAWLNAHPVIKLAPDPDFKPIEYFDENGVYRGAAADHIHTLEKKLGIRITIVHLQNWDEVMDAFKRHEVDLLGAVEATEDRERYMLFTDPLVVVPGGIFSAREFGKPLAIKDLQGLKVAVVSNYMAHDYLRNAYPQISLDVVPDVSTGLAKASLGMVDVYVENMANATFYLQEAGITNLRLVGKTDFMYRWGIGVRKDWPMMRQILNKGLAALSEEEKAALIGHWIHVKAPPWRPSWAFVAGVLASVAGVLLVAAVLINLTLKSKVSARTAELQRELAERQRLEQELTRLNEQLEERVRERTAELERQVTDRRRAEEALQQLTAGLEQRVRSRTAELEASNRELESFTFAVSHDLRAPVRHISGYAEILTEELEAREYHYAGGYLARIMVSCRRMQEMIDSLLALSQISRKELQCKQVDLSAIARQIMAEMREAEPHRRVDAAIADGVAATGDPALLRSVIENLLHNAWKYTGRKEVAHIEFGVDTSGGEPVYYVRDDGAGFDAAYAGKLFTPFQRLHTDAEFAGTGVGLATVQRIIHRHGGRVWAFSEPGRGACFFFTLNTESA, from the coding sequence ATGGCCGGGCGTGGACGTGCCCGTGGCCTGTCGATCCTGTCCGCGTTCGCGCTGATTACGGTGCTCGTCGTCATTCTGGCGGCAACCGGGGGCTCCCGCGCCGAATCCGGCGCCGTGTCCCTGACCCCCGAGGAGCGGGCGTGGCTCAACGCCCATCCGGTCATCAAGCTCGCCCCGGACCCCGACTTCAAGCCCATCGAATATTTCGACGAAAACGGCGTCTACCGGGGGGCCGCGGCAGACCACATCCACACCCTGGAGAAGAAACTCGGCATCAGGATAACCATCGTCCACCTGCAAAACTGGGACGAGGTCATGGATGCCTTCAAGCGGCACGAGGTGGACCTGCTCGGGGCAGTGGAAGCCACTGAGGACCGGGAGCGGTACATGCTGTTCACCGATCCCCTCGTGGTGGTCCCCGGCGGGATCTTCTCGGCCAGGGAGTTCGGCAAGCCCCTTGCCATCAAGGATCTGCAGGGGCTGAAGGTGGCCGTGGTCTCCAACTACATGGCCCACGACTACCTGCGAAACGCCTATCCGCAGATCAGCCTGGACGTCGTGCCGGATGTCTCCACGGGGCTGGCCAAGGCATCCCTGGGGATGGTGGACGTCTACGTGGAAAACATGGCCAACGCCACCTTTTACCTCCAGGAGGCGGGGATAACCAACCTCCGGCTCGTGGGAAAGACCGATTTCATGTACCGCTGGGGGATCGGCGTCCGCAAGGACTGGCCCATGATGCGGCAGATCCTCAACAAGGGGCTGGCAGCCCTGAGCGAGGAAGAGAAGGCGGCCCTCATCGGGCACTGGATTCATGTGAAGGCTCCGCCGTGGCGGCCCAGTTGGGCGTTCGTGGCCGGCGTGCTGGCTTCAGTTGCGGGCGTTCTGCTGGTGGCGGCGGTGTTGATCAACCTGACGCTCAAGAGCAAGGTGAGTGCGCGGACCGCGGAACTGCAGCGTGAACTGGCGGAGCGCCAGAGGCTGGAACAAGAGCTTACCCGCCTGAACGAGCAACTGGAGGAGCGGGTCAGGGAGCGGACCGCCGAGCTGGAACGCCAGGTGACCGACCGCCGGCGGGCCGAGGAGGCGCTCCAGCAGCTCACCGCCGGGCTGGAACAGCGGGTGAGGTCACGCACTGCCGAACTGGAGGCGTCCAACCGGGAACTGGAATCGTTCACCTTCGCGGTGTCCCATGACCTGCGGGCGCCGGTGCGACACATCAGCGGCTATGCCGAGATACTCACCGAGGAGCTTGAGGCCAGGGAGTATCACTACGCGGGCGGCTATCTCGCCCGGATAATGGTCTCCTGCCGGCGGATGCAGGAGATGATCGACTCGCTCCTGGCCCTTTCCCAGATAAGCCGGAAAGAGCTCCAGTGCAAACAGGTGGATCTGAGCGCCATTGCCCGGCAGATCATGGCGGAAATGCGCGAGGCCGAGCCCCATCGCCGCGTGGACGCGGCCATCGCCGACGGGGTCGCGGCCACGGGCGATCCGGCCCTGCTGCGGAGCGTCATTGAAAACCTGCTGCACAATGCCTGGAAATACACCGGCAGGAAAGAGGTGGCGCACATCGAGTTCGGCGTCGACACCAGTGGCGGTGAACCCGTCTACTACGTCCGCGACGACGGGGCCGGTTTTGATGCCGCATACGCAGGCAAACTGTTCACCCCCTTCCAGCGGCTCCACACCGATGCCGAATTTGCCGGCACCGGGGTCGGCCTCGCCACGGTGCAACGGATTATCCACCGGCACGGCGGCAGGGTCTGGGCCTTCTCCGAGCCGGGCCGGGGGGCATGCTTCTTCTTTACCCTGAATACCGAATCCGCATGA